Proteins from a genomic interval of Leishmania braziliensis MHOM/BR/75/M2904 complete genome, chromosome 24:
- a CDS encoding ppg3-related protein-like protein, which produces MNRSALPNGGTDVTEAINTAELEAERYIARLEEEVQTLMREVSDKDRYIIAMSAVKDAMSLELREQKKRGELMENESSTRQMLSYSFMSMLRFYTTQAESRRAMQLETQISGLKYELKLAEAMLAQSQSSATAAASQQHQQLLKWQNEEDELARSVSATLRPLLQGEYDRLAQLVSEMPSKVRMMMCTGYTAPQSEEDEAARGAAVPPQQQQRLHEMLESLLASRGGGTGALVDAASSAPCAPTGIPSPPPLALSGVDPSHLVHLVSRVCHHHEVMADLYCAEVDQRMAFAQYEGDIIRFISAKQIALTWAALYHEKKDEVKHLNEKIMSLRGELRAAARLSRGVVVSGPNAGSNNITQSYEAYAAPYVPSAARLTNSSRDKLKRPSTSTQMKPQSVVAIRRPIGELREEARRLGVLPASHYPPLVTGPSPSMTSSASSSPSDLTQTLPGKDQKNAASRKRGGAAEAAVVPALVEVPTVAKGSNIACNSTVPVIRALPCQCESEGTSPSSALSHRASLARRHTAPRSVAQPKSRTCDSSQRFEATGEHSIPRPVLSDSSSSSSSTSDVLAAGRSQVKKAALGRGFALAAAATSRLASSSSASSGSSLSHAKAQEVAAKPTSGRTKQQPKPKVVHNSFDEDDSNGDIANDSSSSLGSTADTPGPASRAVVGSNTVRRTTAATQPSATRLLVSATTTTTTSASVAFGKARLTPSTAKQTRLKLPTW; this is translated from the coding sequence ATGAATCGCTCTGCACTACCGAATGGCGGCACGGATGTCACGGAGGCTATCAATACAGCTGAATTGGAGGCAGAGCGGTATATTGCGCGtctcgaggaggaggtgcagacaCTGATGAGGGAAGTCTCTGACAAGGATCGCTACATTATCGCGATGTCTGCTGTGAAGGATGCGATGTCACTTGAGCTGCGAGAGCAGAAGAAGCGAGGGGAGCTGATGGAAAACGAGAGCTCCACACGGCAAATGCTGAGCTACAGCTTTATGTCTATGCTGAGGTTCTATACCACACAGGCTGAAAGTAGGCGGGCAATGCAACTGGAAACACAAATTTCTGGTCTTAAATACGAGCTGAAGCTTGCCGAGGCCATGCTAGCGCAGTCGCAGAGCAGCGCTACCGCCGCAGCAtctcagcagcaccagcagctgctcaaaTGGCAAAATGAGGAAGACGAGCTGGCCCGCTCTGTCTCCGCCACTTTGCGGCCTCTTCTGCAGGGTGAGTACGATCGActggcgcagctggtgtCGGAAATGCCGAGCAAGGTGCGGATGATGATGTGTACAGGCTATACCGCGCCTcagagcgaggaggatgaaGCCGCAAGGGGTgccgcggtgccgccgcagcagcaacagcggttGCACGAAATGTTAGAGTCTCTGCTCGCCTCGCGCGGTGGTGGGACAGGCGCGCTAGTCGATGCAGCATCATCTGCTCCCTGCGCTCCGACCGGCATcccatcgccaccgccactcgcGCTCAGCGGCGTGGACCCATCTCACCTTGTTCATCTTGTCTCCCGCGTGTGCCACCACCATGAGGTCATGGCAGACCTTTATTGTGCGGAGGTCGATCAGAGGATGGCGTTCGCGCAGTATGAGGGTGACATAATTCGTTTCATCAGTGCTAAGCAAATTGCGCTCACCTGGGCAGCGTTGTATCACGAGAAGAAGGATGAAGTAAAGCACCTGAACGAGAAGATTATGAGCCTGCGTGGAGAGCTCCGGGCCGCTGCAAGGCTGAGCCGGGGAGTCGTTGTCAGCGGCCCGAATGCGGGCAGCAACAATATCACACAGAGCTACGAGGCGTACGCTGCGCCCTACGTGCCTTCTGCTGCACGACTGACAAATTCATCGCGCGATAAGCTTAAACGCCCTTCTACCTCAACACAAATGAAGCCTCAATCAGTTGTGGCCATCAGGAGGCCAATCGGTGAGCTGCGAGAAGAGGCTCGGCGCCTCGGGGTTCTACCGGCATCGCACTACCCGCCGCTCGTTACGGGCCCATCACCGTCAATGACCTCCTCTGCGTCAAGCAGCCCGTCGGACCTGACACAGACGCTGCCAGGTAAGGACCAAAAGAATGCGGCGAGTAGAAagcgcggtggtgctgccgaggcggcggtggtgcctgCTCTTGTGGAAGTGCCCACCGTCGCTAAAGGCTCGAATATTGCGTGCAACTCGACTGTTCCCGTCATTCGAGCCTTACCGTGCCAGTGCGAAAGCGAAGGTACTTCACCGTCGTCGGCATTGTCACATCGGGCGTCGCtggcacgcaggcacaccgCGCCACGTTCTGTTGCGCAACCGAAGTCGCGGACGTGTGACTCGAGCCAACGCTTCGAGGCCACGGGTGAGCACAGCATTCCGCGGCCGGTTCTCTCCgactcctcctcgtcctcgtcatcTACCAGTGACGTGCTTGCCGCTGGCCGCTCGCAAGTGAAAAAGGCAGCGCTAGGGCGCGGATTTgcactggcggcagcggcgacgagtCGCTTAGCTTCATCCTCCTCGGCTTCTTCTGGATCTTCACTCAGCCACGCCAAGGCACAGGAGGTGGCTGCCAAGCCCACGTCGGGGAGGACCAAACAACAGCCCAAACCGAAAGTGGTGCACAACTCCTtcgacgaggacgacagCAACGGCGACATCGccaacgacagcagcagcagtctcggcagcaccgctgacACCCCAGGACCGGCATCACGCGCCGTGGTCGGCTCGAACACGGTAAggcgcaccaccgcggcaacGCAGCCGTCTGCAACACGGCTGCTGGtgtctgccaccaccaccaccaccacctctgcctctgtCGCGTTCGGGAAGGCCAGGTTGACACCATCGACTGCAAAACAAACCAGGCTGAAGCTTCCCACCTGGTAA
- a CDS encoding putative ubiquitin carboxyl-terminal hydrolase, giving the protein MPSDESRWCLIESDPAVFREIVQTVGVKGVSVEDLIMLDPSILEQYEDVYSLVLLFKWQSSEQASLLGTVVKDAPVFFAKQVIHNACATLAIMNTLCNYSDQVDLGPKVQNYLSFCQDLDPEMRGSLLDSFDELREAHNSFAPRSAFEKDEPSQKNADVYHFVSFVYRHGHIWELDGLQEGPLQCREATDANYREALVEVVQRRIDDIAAKDTTGAGQGISFSLMTIVADPVTVLERNIAALRAEEKPTTALDEELAEMLLLRKKDKEANARRRHDYNAMIVTLLKSLAERGKLEKIVAEVQAKVSK; this is encoded by the coding sequence ATGCCCAGCGATGAGAGCCGCTGGTGTTTGATCGAGAGCGACCCGGCAGTGTTCAGGGAGATCGTTCAAACCGTCGGCGTGAAGGGGGTCTCTGTGGAGGACCTCATTATGCTCGACCCCTCGATTCTAGAGCAGTACGAGGACGTATACAGTCTTGTGTTGTTGTTCAAGTGGCAGTCATCGGAGcaggcgtcgctgctgggCACCGTCGTGAAGGACGCGCCGGTGTTCTTTGCCAAGCAAGTGATTCACAACGCCTGTGCCACGCTTGCCATCATGAACACGCTGTGCAACTACTCGGATCAGGTGGATCTGGGACCGAAAGTGCAGAACTACCTGAGCTTCTGCCAAGACCTCGACCCTGAGATGCGCGGCTCGCTCCTGGACAGCTTcgacgagctgcgcgaggcccATAACTCCTTCGCGCCACGCTCGGCGTTTGAGAAAGATGAGCCGTCGCAGAAGAACGCGGATGTCTATCACTTTGTCTCCTTTGTGTACCGCCACGGACACATCTGGGAGCTGGATGGGCTGCAGGAGGGCCCGCTGCAGTGCCGGGAGGCGACCGACGCGAACTACCGAGAGGCACTCGTTGAGGtagtgcagcggcgcatcgaCGACATTGCGGCGAAGGATACGACGGGCGCCGGACAGGGTATCTCCTTCTCGCTCATGACGATTGTCGCTGACCCCGTTACGGTGTTGGAAAGGAACATTGCGGCTCTCAGAGCGGAAGAAAAGCCCACGACGGCGCTGGACGAAGAACTGGCTGAGATGTTGTTACTGCGCAAGAAAGACAAGGAGGCAAACGCGCGTCGCCGTCACGACTACAATGCTATGAtcgtgacgctgctgaagtCCCTGGCGGAGCGCGGCAAGCTGGAGAAGAtcgtggcggaggtgcaggcgAAGGTCTCCAAATAA
- a CDS encoding putative CMP-sialic acid transporter has protein sequence MRNFPWSMRARRYMPNFNAMALVLLAVQNAGYLILMKYAQQADKHHTLAAGGAEPEGGEAQVVIFKASHFLATTEVVKLILSLLWCIVDEVRAMQQESAIAEADTTPAALLRVKEAGWGSAVKNAASPNGVVDEKCRLSPALGDAAEDIDAECVVSVAPLRVLVTRKRFAAVFVSRMRHAIGLDHKYKEALLMVAPAIIYAIQGLLLIYAIELLDTTVFQVLYQVRIMFLAAMMGVVLDFRLSPIRWVALVVLMFGITLAQVSAQSTRTETTIGKADEAVQSEMGKAAAAEKVSSTWSIEGTLAVLAGAFLSALSGVFMEFVVKKRCNQFHLSARNIHLAFFSVVYFLVVFLCEIWRPEVAVGGLAEFISTFFDGFTSLVWTLVAVQAVGGILVALVMRYCDNIVKSFSTAFAIVLNGMASVFLFHTALNTTFLVGAFLVLCSIIMYSLKQ, from the coding sequence ATGAGGAACTTTCCTTGGTCAATGCGGGCGCGGCGCTACATGCCCAACTTCAATGCCATGGCCCTCGTACTGCTCGCGGTGCAGAACGCGGGGTATCTAATCTTGATGAAGTACGCGCAGCAGGCGGACAAGCACCACACACtcgccgccggcggcgcagagccggaggggggggaggcgcaggtggttATCTTCAAGGCCTCACACTTTCTGGCCACGACGGAGGTTGTGAAGCTCATTTTATCTCTTCTGTGGTGCATCGTGGATGAAGTGCGGGCAATGCAGCAGGAGAGTGCGATCGCCGAAGCAGACACCACGCCAGCGGCACTGTTGCGGGTCAAGGAGGCGGGGTGGGGCAGCGCTGTAAAAAACGCTGCGTCTCCTAACGGCGTCGTGGATGAGAAGTgtcgcctctctcccgccctcggcgacgccgcggAGGACATAGACGCCGAGTGTGTTGTTTCTgtagcgccgctgcgggtcCTCGTAACCCGCAAGCGGTTCGCTGCTGTATTTGTGAGCCGCATGCGCCATGCCATTGGGCTGGACCACAAGTacaaggaggcgctgctcatgGTTGCGCCCGCCATCATCTACGCCATTCAGGGCCTGCTGCTCATCTACGCCATCGAGCTGTTGGACACGACTGTGTTTCAGGTGCTGTACCAGGTGCGCATTATGTTCCTGGCAGCCATGATGGGAGTCGTGCTGGActtccgtctctctcccatTCGGTGGGTGGCActggtggtgctgatgtTCGGTATCACACTGGCACAGGTGAGTGCGCAGAGCACGCGAACGGAGACGACAATCGGTAAAGCCGACGAAGCTGTACAATCAGAGATGGGAaaggctgcggcggccgagAAGGTCTCTAGCACATGGTCAATAGAGGGCACATTAGCTGTGCTGGCTGGCGCCTTCTTGAGCGCGCTCTCCGGTGTGTTCATGGAGTTCGTGGTGAAGAAGCGCTGCAACCAGTTCCACTTGTCGGCACGCAACATCCATCTCGCGTTCTTCTCCGTCGTGTACTTCCTCGTTGTGTTCCTGTGCGAGATCTGGCGACCGGAGGTAGCGGTGGGCGGGCTTGCTGAGTTCATAAGCACCTTCTTCGACGGCTTCACCAGCTTGGTGTGGACCCTGGTGGCTGTGCAGGCGGTTGGCGGGATTCTCGTGGCACTGGTCATGCGCTACTGCGACAACATCGTGAAGTCGTTCTCGACTGCGTTCGCGATTGTGCTGAACGGCATGGCGTCGGTGTTTCTGTTTCACACGGCGCTGAACACGACGTTCCTGGTGGGTGCGTTTCTTGTACTGTGCTCTATCATCATGTACAGTCTGAAGCAGTGA
- a CDS encoding hypothetical predicted transmembrane protein — protein sequence MADSPTLPYVLGIGTAPTSTIQLLGYVAAAVICILLEYVLQVLPRCRRFAATRLNELLAAGREIMRPPRSLSKTARCVTVLLRQWEVFTVPGITFVLLYVCTITSLLHLYRFHNNPDNIQLWTYQETHFDLTTMGPSLVSPVHDPRSLSPHGPRSSRTLAHFCGRPTASSYDGYTGAPHAAYIHHDVERDRYVVRTFGRGGTRVDERRRSGVGRSTYEAFCAAPRRVQLGTPLAPSPWLDGEANWQLGDAGAAPRHAVNGAFRFAVQPLAVPHAAAAAVASNATASRSADADFTKADQGLRTHYRRYTRDELLQRHAHLDFIYSYVNGSDITRGYTKPFAKTWECWNMIASVQLLWGEMQRAADIGADAPPLPR from the coding sequence ATGGCCGACAGCCCCACCCTTCCCTACGTCTTGGGAATCGGCACTGCGCCAACCTCTACAATTCAACTTCTAGGGtacgtcgccgccgccgttaTATGCATACTGCTCGAGTACGTCCTGCAAGTCCTCCCGCGATGCCGCAGATTTGCCGCCACCCGTCTCAACGAGCTCCTTGCGGCAGGACGAGAGATAATGCGGCCGCCCCGTAGCCTCAGTAAAACAGCTCGGTGCGTCACCGTACTGCTGCGCCAGTGGGAGGTCTTTACGGTTCCTGGCATCACCTTTGTGCTGCTATACGTGTGCACCATCACAAGCCTTCTGCATCTCTACCGCTTCCACAACAACCCTGATAATATTCAGCTGTGGACCTACCAAGAGACGCACTTTGACCTCACAACGATGGGGCCCTCACTCGTCTCCCCTGTGCACGACCCGCGCTCCTTGAGCCCGCACGGCCCGCGGTCGAGCCGCACGCTTGCGCACTTCTGCGGCAGACCCACGGCAAGCAGCTACGACGGCTACACCGGCGCGCCGCACGCGGCGTACATCCACCACGACGTGGAGCGCGACCGCTACGTGGTGCGCACCTTCGGCCGCGGTGGCACGCGCGTGGACgagcggcgacgcagcggtgTGGGCCGCAGCACCTACGAGGCCTtctgcgccgcgccgcgccgcgtgCAGCTTGGCACGCCactggcgccgtcgccgtggcTCGACGGCGAGGCCAACTGGCAGCTGGgcgacgccggcgcagcgccgcggcacgCCGTCAACGGCGCCTTCCGTTTTGCTGTGCAGCCCCTCGCCGTGCCGCACGCAGCGGCCGCGGCAGTAGCCAGCAATGCCACcgccagccgcagcgccgacgcgGACTTCACCAAGGCGGACCAGGGCCTGCGCACGCACTACCGCCGCTACACGCgtgacgagctgctgcagcgccacgcgcACCTCGACTTCATCTACTCCTACGTCAACGGCAGCGACATCACGCGCGGCTACACGAAGCCGTTTGCGAAGACGTGGGAGTGCTGGAACATGATCGCatcggtgcagctgctgtggggcGAGATGCAGCGTGCGGCCGACATTGGCGCcgacgcaccgccgctgccgagg